A stretch of the Calderihabitans maritimus genome encodes the following:
- a CDS encoding ABC transporter permease: MTRYIVQRIISMIIALWIIVTITFLLMHAIPGGPFAAEKKVPEAILQNLERRYHLDWPLWKQYLSYLWNVARWDFGPSFRYTSRTVNQIINDAFPVSATLGAIAVALSLLVGIPAGIISALKQHKWQDNLAMLVATIGVSVPSYVLGILLMYVFAVKLKWFPAARWGTLMHIPLPALALAGYPTAMIARLMRSSMLEVMRQDYIRTARAKGLSEKVVVYRHAVKNALIPVVTYLGPLIAAIFTGSFVIEFLFAIPGLGEHFVDSISNRDYTLIMGVTVFYSVLLMAMNLLVDIAYVFLDPRISYLEERK; the protein is encoded by the coding sequence TTGACCCGGTACATTGTACAACGAATTATCTCCATGATAATCGCACTGTGGATCATTGTTACCATCACGTTTTTGTTAATGCACGCTATCCCAGGGGGACCATTCGCAGCCGAAAAAAAAGTACCTGAAGCGATCCTGCAGAACCTGGAGCGGCGCTACCACCTGGACTGGCCCCTTTGGAAACAATATCTCAGTTATCTCTGGAACGTAGCCCGGTGGGATTTTGGACCTTCCTTTAGGTATACATCGCGTACGGTCAATCAGATTATAAATGACGCCTTCCCTGTCTCGGCAACCCTGGGGGCAATTGCGGTAGCCTTATCGCTCCTGGTAGGGATCCCTGCCGGGATCATTTCAGCGCTCAAACAGCACAAGTGGCAGGACAACTTGGCTATGCTAGTGGCTACCATCGGTGTTTCAGTTCCCAGCTACGTTCTTGGGATTTTACTGATGTATGTGTTTGCCGTGAAGTTGAAGTGGTTTCCAGCTGCCCGCTGGGGCACCCTGATGCATATCCCGTTGCCGGCATTGGCTCTCGCCGGGTACCCTACAGCCATGATTGCCAGGCTGATGCGGTCGAGCATGTTGGAAGTGATGCGGCAGGATTATATTAGGACCGCGCGGGCAAAAGGCCTGTCGGAAAAGGTGGTTGTGTATCGTCATGCGGTGAAAAATGCACTTATCCCTGTGGTGACTTACTTGGGCCCGCTTATAGCGGCGATTTTTACGGGAAGCTTTGTCATTGAATTTCTATTTGCTATTCCAGGGCTGGGCGAACATTTTGTAGACAGCATTAGTAATCGTGATTATACGCTTATTATGGGGGTCACGGTGTTTTACAGCGTCCTCCTCATGGCGATGAACCTTTTGGTGGATATCGCATACGTTTTTTTGGATCCAAGGATAAGTTACCTCGAGGAAAGGAAGTGA